The Salvelinus namaycush isolate Seneca chromosome 37, SaNama_1.0, whole genome shotgun sequence sequence acgggtgcagaccccccccccccccccctccttcttcttcacaaaaaaataaactcgaggaggcgggtgaagtggaggaccgaatgtacccctgacgcagggattcggagacatatgtttccatagtctccgtctccgcctgtgaacaaggagagggaccgacttcggcggaagtcgtgacactgtcAGACCGTGGTATACCACGGGGATCGAATCACTCAGGGTTCGAATCACTCAGTTTATAATAAAGGttatacaacaggtgggtctaatcctgaatgctgattggttaaaacctcattccagccggtgtctattccacaaataccaccagctaaatctatgacgttaaaatggctatttactctgttcctctctctaactgcgcaatccactgtctcaacccagccaggcaatttataaactctccactataaaaagcatctagacattatctcacatttcctttagactaacatttagttttcaacagcagagatttgtattaaCCTTGCTGTCTGACATTTGCAAATAAAATTCAATATTTCCATTCGATGTCGCATGCACAGTAATGAACGTgttgggatgagacagacaggcaggcagcttttcttagccagtcgaaatcatgaatcagcataatgTTTTATGGATGTATACAAATAaatatcaatagaaaacaggtcaaacGAAACTAAGTGCAGCTCGTTTGCAGTCtgtccagcttcagtttgaagagattgtgttagctgtgttgttggctagctcacctgaacaacagtgtcctgatgagagagcacattttctatgtcaGGTGAAATCgcacatcattagctcattgttatggatgtatccaaataaatggcATTATCATGGCTGTGGTGGTCTACGCCACTCGGCTTCGCCTCGTACACATTGCCCGCAATGTGGTCAATGGTTCAAATGAGAACCCAAGAGGGCTGGGTATGGTCCCTTGGGTTTTCTAGAGCTACCTCTGTCCTGGACTACATGACAACAATGTGTATAACATGTAGTATGCCTGTCACCTTAGCGATCACATGTAGGACTTTGATTGTGTATGATTTGATTTAAGTATAATTTGATTTCTATGCGATTTGATGGTATTATGTCATTTTGAGTTTTGCTTTCAGTGGCAGTGCAGTATTCCTTGTTTACAATTAGAATGGGTGCAGTTTTAAGGGGCCCCTGCTGCTTCATTATGATAAACACACCTTTCACCATACTTGCCAATATCACAATTTGCTTGTGTTTGGGGGTTTTACGCCTTGTCTGATGATTAATGACTGACTTATATATGATTGCATAACAAAATTGGACTGATTATTCATTCCCTTCATCTTTTTCTTACTTGATCAGGCTTGGAAGAAGTTGGAGAGACCCGAGAGGACCAGGTTGTGCTTGTCATGACGTTCTACAGCCAGTAGAGGGAAATCTTCACCAAGGTAAGACTCAATATGGCACAACTGACTCTAAAAACCTATCAACCTATCTGTGTCGATGTAAAatgaaaaaataaacaaataaggcTTCAATCATTTCAATTTCCATGATAAGCACTCAATTATTTTTTAGGTTGTTGGCAACGCCCACTAATAGCAAACCCTTCCAAAATGCCTTGAACAGGATTATTTGTGAAGCCAACAAAATGGTGCAAGAAATCCAAACCATAACTTTAAACAATTAATTCAAAGACAAAGGCCTTTCAAACTTAGTCATTTAAGATTTGAATACAAGGTAAATATTCATTCACGAAAATTAACACATGTAAGAAAAACGTGTGTATCAAAATACTTGAAATGGAAGGGCATTTGGCCAGGCCTCCTTTAATTCATCCTCTTTCACAGTCATTCTTACACACATCTAGTCTAGTACAAATTATTCAATAATTTACATCCCATTACTTGAAACTTTTAAAATCATATTCACCAAGtgaccacccctcatagcctggttcctctctaggtttcttcctaggttttggcctttctagggagtttttcccagccaccgtgcttctacacctgcattgcttgctgtttggggttttaggctgggtttctgtacagcacttcgagatattagctgatgtacgaagggctatataaaataaacttgattgattgaccaAGTTATCCAAGTTGTTTTAGATCAGAATATTGGCACTAAATGCTGTAATAAAAAATTATGAGTCCGAATGAAGACATACTTTTGGTCCCTCTAATAGCAGTCAAAAACTAAAGGATATCATTCATCAGTTGATGAAGTTTGATATCAAAGCAATTTGAGACATTGAGTCACTTGCACAAGTACTTCTTGCCTATCTTCATGATGTTGAGGTTTTGAAATCTTGCCTCTGGTAGCCTCTGTTCCATGTATGAACTTGTTTTAAACCAGTGAGCAGCATCATCTGATGACATGGTCTGTGTTTTCACCAATGCACACTCATTCATGCCCATCATCCATCCTGTTAGCATCTCCATTGCTAACGttatccccctctccatcccctatcgcctccacccccacctcttcctcccctctgtcttcctccttctCTGGGTGTGGTGGGGGTGGCTCCAGGACTGGAGGTGGGGACTGGGGAGGTAGGGGGATAGCCTCTCCCTTCTTGGCCAGCTCAGCCAGCTCTCGGGCAGAGGAGGTGGGGGTCGGGGTAGGGTAGGTGTGGTGGAAGGATTCATAGTCCACCTCGTAGAAGCCCTCCTCTAGGGAGAGCACAGGGGTGAAGCGCTCCCCCCACATGACCTCTGAGTCTAGGTAGGAGCTGCGCGCCTGGCATGTCATTCCtggtgggtgagagaggggggagggagacagacattACTGACATGAAATAGAGGATAGGAACTTGAAACGACTGTGTGATTGGGTATAAtccaaatgttttgttttttaaagcCCTTGTCATGGAACTATACTAAGACCTGGACTCAAGCTGCGTCGTTGTGATTTGTGGATCTAATTAAGATTCACTATGCTTTGTCTTCTTGACTTTAAATGAGCTGTACTACTTTCATTGAACAAACATTTTTGGAAATAGGCTGAAGAGTGGTTCTAATACAGAGATGTGCATCTTCTCTTTCaatcacacacatgtacacacatcaaacacacagatgcagaaacacacacagataaacacacacacacctttctgaATATTTATACGTGGATTGCCTATAAATAGCTTGTGAGCATTTTCATCCGATGCTCAAATGAACCTTGAAGAGCCACATCAATTACAGTACATATTATCCACAGGAATGCTGAAACAAACCGACTGACCATGCACAGCCAGCACCAGGGGTATATCAAAGCAGACAGaccaatgtacacacacacacacacacacacacacacacacacacacacacacacacacacacacacacacacacacacacacacagatattaaGAGAAGTTAGGGGTTGCGGGTTGGATGATTCACAGCCTTGTGATGTATCAACAGTTCTTTTTTTCAGCAGCCataatgtaaatatatataccTTAATTTGCATTTCACCTgcagcaaatgtattaaattataatGATATAGCTGTAATTCTTTGAATGTAAACAGCACGCtgaattaataaaaaaatactgGCAATTCAATGGTATCATGTATACAGTGGGATACCTACATACTGTGCCTGATGATGATTTTTAATATACAATCAACATACCAATTAGCCTACGTATTTTCATGAAGCATTTAGAAAAACGAAACAAAGCCTTTGAGCAGCGTATGAATAAGAGATAAAAGCAACTGTCACCCCTTCTGCCGCTCCGGCGCTCGACATCGCCGGTCTAcgaaccaccggtcctggcaacccacattaTGCACACCTgacaaccatcattacgcacacctgctccccatcgttatgTACACCTGGACTTCAGTACTTTGATTACTTCCcttttatttagccctcagtctTCAGGCAGTCTTGGTTTTCATGCCCAGTACGCTGCTCTTGTTTTGTATATCGTCATGTTCTTCCTTATTAAACTCACCAACtgcacttgcttcctgactccctgcatcTGTGTTGCAGAAGCTCCCATTCTTTAAGCACCTGAGAGATTAACAGCAAACTCGTTCCTACTTCAGGCAAATCCCACTTCAAGGCCTGATTGGGTTTGATCCCCGAGGGAAAAGAGCAAAACAACAAACTGTTGTCGATAGATTAAAAAAATTCAATAAAGCATCAGCTTTTAGTTTGTCCCTTGACTAAACCGTCAATATTGACATGGGATACTGAGTAAAAAAACAGCCCTTGCTGTGCGATGGATCAAACATTATCCCTCTGTTAAACCAAAGTCTATATATTGAGTAGAATATCAAAAACAAATCTGAAGCAATAACACCCACACGGTCTGCATCCTCATAAACAAAATCGAAGCTAAATTGCCTGCAGTATGCCTTTGAGCAGTAGTTCAGTTCACTGCCACCGCCCACTCCTGGACCGAGAATCATTGACAGTGGGTGGGATGGGAAAAGGGAATTGGGTCATTCCATGAAGAGTGCCTTTTgggtccctttgatattttaagtagaaattgtgcaccaatattgaattttaaaagcatgTTATATTaaattggaaagcagctgcggtcatccccctcttcaaagggggggacactcttgacccaaactgctacagacctatatctatcctatcctgcctttctaaggtcttcgaaagccacgtcaacaaacagattaccgaccatttcgaatcccaccacaccttctccgctatgcaatctggtttcagagctggtcatgggtgcacctcagccatgctcaaggtcctaaacaatatcttaaccgccatcgataagaaacaatactgtgcagccgtattcattgacctggccaaggctttcgactctgtcaatcaccacatcctcatcggcagactcgatagccttggtttctcaaatgattgcctcgcctggttcaccaactacttctctgatagagttcagtgtgtcaaatcggagggcctgttgtcggggcctctggcagtctctatgggggtgccacagggttcaattcttgggccgaccctcttctctgtatacatcaatgatgtcgctcttgctgctggtgagtctctgatccacctctacgcagacgacaccattctctatacttctggcccttctttggacattgtgttaacaaccctccagatgagcttcaatgccatacaactctccttccgtggcctccaactgctcttaaatacaagtaaaactaaatgcatgctcttcaaccgatcgctgcctgcacctgcccgcccgtccagcatcactactctgggtggttctgacttagaatatgtggacaactacaaatacctaggtgtctggttagactgtaaactctcttccagactcacatcaaacatctccaatccaaagttaaatctagaattggcttcctatttcgcaacaaagcatccttcactcatgctgccaaacataccctcgtaaaactgaccatcctaccgatcctcgacttcggcgatgtcatttacaaaatagcctccaataccctactcaataaattggatgcagtctatcacagtgccatccgttttgtcaccaaagccccatatactgcccaccactgcgacctgtacgctctcgttggctggccctcgcttcattcttgtcgccaaacccactggctccaggtcatctacaagaccctgctaggtaaagtccccccttatctcagctcgctggtcaccatagcacccacctgtagcacacgctccagcaggtatatttctctggtcacccccaaaaccaattcctcctttggccgcctctccttccagttctctgctgccaatgactggaacgaactacaaaaatctctgaaactggaaacacttatcaccctcactagctttaagcaccagctgtcagagcagctcaccgattactgcacctgtacatagcccatctaatttagcccaaacaactacctcttcccctactgtatttatttatttattttgctcctttgcaccccattatttctatttctactttgcacattcttccactgcaaatctaccattccagtgttttacttgctatattgtatttacttcgccaccatggtcttttttgcctttacctcccttatcttacctcatttgcttacattgtatatagacttatttttctactgtattattgactgtatgtttgttttactccatgtgtaactttgtgctGTTGTacgtgtcaaactgctttgctttatcttggccaggtcacaattgtaaatgagaacttgttctcaacttgcctacctggttaaataaaataaaataaaaaaatgaagtgccctttaaatAGACTATATGGATAATTACATAAATCCACATTTTAATATGACTAaaggcttgctaaagtgccaaaatccAAAATCTGTCAACCCtgtcacttctaggaagattttaacccacttaaccccaaaatgtctccaagtttcaccatcattataaagccctagttatttttgATTTGAcaaagattattatttatttcatatgattagtgattaatttacgTCTGTCCtgcattttaaggtcaaccctgttacctgaactgaactctcattttaatatggtgaaactattcctttttaaacagaaacattgaacatctaattgTCAAATCCTagagtaaaagcaggtgagctggttctaatcttcttggccattttctggtgttttgtggtggaaaactgaaaGGATCGAACATAACACGTCAACcgtgttacccatagatagacaggctagaaatagatagacaggctagaaatgttttaacaattttttttttgtgaagcttgcattcaattgccactccctgttgcacacaagctTAATTCCCCCTGTCACagggggatttatggctgatttaagaagaAATCGTCAACCTGTCACGTTGGTATAAAGAGATTCAggagacagacgcaggaatgcgtaatagtttgTTTTATTgtacccaaattacggcgtgccgtgtaaaggcaccgggacgaagaccaaacaaacacgtaacaaaacacagggtagaaacccaaaacaaaagagcgaggagtacctcgaataaatagcACACTCGAACAATGatttaacacacgggacgagacctgtAATCATCTgtgcaatccacaagggcacgaaagcccaaaacacacagcacagatactcacacgcaccaacggacattgtaacaataatcgaccccaccatggtgaacaaagggcacatatatacaaatagtgggaataggggccaggtgtgcgcaatgaaagTTCGAGGGATCCGTGACACAACCCTGCTACGTTCAactctgttactttatttggcacttaataggcacttactatagtgtgtatatatatatttttttatcctcTTGAGATGGAAAAACAAGTTTTTTATTaaattgaacatgtgctctttatgaccgAATTAGGTGAAATCAAACATTTCTTTTGACCAAGTTACACTTCACAAAGGGCACCAAATTTGTATAACGACCCAATTCAATCACCATTCCGACCAGAATTCCCTCAACGTCTTCTGCTCGTTTAATTTCCCAGAGGCTGTGCTATTGACAGGTCTGGGattctctcacaaacacacagaaggGCTTCCCTGGAGTCCCTCCTGCTTCTCACAGGAGCCAGAGGACCCTAATAAAGGATATTAGCATACAGGACAATGCTGTGGCCATTTACGACAGTATAATTGCAGTCATTGTCAAGTGCATTCACAGCCAACGTTAATTGGTGATACCTTGCAAGTCTCAAGTGATTCCTGTCGACTGCATCCTCTTTATCCCACCAAGTGAATGAATGCTTATAAACAGGGTCACACAAACTTGCATTTGATTCTCATATTATACGTTAAATTACCTGTAATTATAGTGTTATTTTAATAATACTTTTCTACATCATTATGATTACATAAAAAATCTCTCCAGGTAGAAGTTTgttggcacagatctaggatcagcttaccctccaCCAGAATGAATCTTCATCATTAGGCAGGAAATGCAAATCTGACCTTAAATTAGAAGAACCCACCTGTGGCTTCCACCATGCCCTCCAGGATGACCACTACCTcaaactcctctctctccagctgttCCTGTGAGATCTCCCAGAAGGGACTGCACTCGTTGAACTCGTGACAGATGATGAGTGGCGACACCAGGAAGAGCCTGTCGTCCCCCGTATCGAAGCCCACATTGATATCCGTCTGATTGAGAGGGATAAACTCCCCTTCCTTGGTCTGCTTGGAGTGGATCAGCTTGGCCCGGATGGAGGCCTCCACGATGTGTGAGTTCCTCAGGTCTCCTACCCTGAACATCAAACACAGCTTGCTGTCCCTCACAGAGATCACCGCCTTGTGGGAGAACATGAGCGTCTCGGCTCGCTTCTTGGGCTGGGAGATCTTGACGAACATGCATCCCACCATGAAGGCATTGACGATGGAGCCCAGGATGGCCTGGACTAAAAGCAGGAGAATCCCCTCTGGGCATTTATCAGTGATGACCCGGTAGCCGTAGCCAATGGTGGTCTCTGTCTCGATGGAGAAGAGAAAGGCGGAGACGAAGCCGTTGAGGTTGTTGACGCAGGGGATCCAGTCTCCGTCATCGGTGTGGTCCAGGTCTCCGCGGATGTAGGCGATGAGCCACCAGATGAGACCGAAGAACACCCAGGTGGTTGTGTAGACCAGGGTGAACACCAGCAGGTTAAAGCGCCACTTCAGGTCCACCAGGGTAGTGAAGATGTCTGTCATGTAGCGGTATTTCTCGCGCACATTGCCGTGATGCACGTTGCACTTGCCGTCCTTCTCCACGTAGCGCTGGCGCCGTTTTCTCAGGGTACCTCCTGAACGTTTGGAACTTTTACCGCCCCCACCTTGCCTGCCGCCCACCACCATGGTCCGGTCTGTGGGCacctgtgtgttgtttgtgtgagagaaagaaagaaataaataAAGAAAGAAGAGGGTTAATGACTGTGTGATTTAACAAAGTAAGTTATTGCTAAATTGATCACTTCCATCAAAACTTCCGTCACCTTGTTTTTGGGGGTATCCCATCTTGGTTTTGACAGCTTTTGGTCCTGTTTCTCCACATCCTGTCCAAAACGCCCTTTGAAGCAATTCATGGCCTCGAAGCGTTGGGCCACAGTCGCTGTTTCTGGCCCCAAACAGTACGCTTTCTAGCTGGAAAACAAAAGCATATTTACATTAAAGATTATTCAAAGTCCACTGTGTAGCGGACTAGCGACAAACCTGTGACATTTCATGTCAAACTGAAATGAGGTGTGGTGGTTTTTTAGTAATACCAGAAATTCATCATAAAATATAGAAGAGCCTACGTAAGCTTTTATGAACAGCTCTCCAGATCAACTCATTATTGCTGTTCACCTCTGTCAGCCTGGGCAGGCGAGGCTCAGAGACATGGTTCATTTCTGCCATTGATCAGCAACAGCAGACACCCTCAAGCCAAACAGAGAACACACCAGTAATTAATTATGCTCAGAACCACTTCACAGTTTTAAATCCCATCTTCCCACATACACACTGGGGCACAAACACtggcgcgcacgcacgcacacacacacaccatgacccTCTCTTTTCCACAGCTAACTATGTGACTCCTGGCTCACTGTAGAAAGGATAAAGTGAAACCCTTTTAAGTGAATCTGCCTCATTATGCCATTTGTCATCCTCCCAAATCTCTCCAGTCAATGCAGATCTATCCACCACCGCGGTGTGTGACTTGCAACATTCTAAAGATGAGATCGACTGAACTTCAGATGGGTTGTAGCCTACTGGAGATGTAGATTGCATGATCAGCAACCTAAGACACATCTCAGTTAGTTGCACTGCGACTTGCAATGTCTGCCACCAGCAAAACAAAACAACTCAGCTTCCTCATTTGTCGTTATGTAGATTCCAGAGCTGAGTACTGGTAACTAAAGGGAGTATAACAGATGTAATGTAAGAGGGAGTGAGCTTCAGGGTTACTCAGATAGTCCAAGGATACTGCTCCATGGCCATGTGCTCCTTTGTATTGACAGGAGTTCAAAGCTCCTAGTTCGTCTTCCGTGGTCAGTGTGGGGGGCAGGGGAGGGGACAGGGCAGAAAgccacactctccctccctcagcaATACTCTCACAATCTCACTCACCTCATGTCAGCTCGTTGCACTTCTGTTGTTATAAAGGTCTACAAGCAGCGTTTAAGATAAACTAATGACAAGTGAGTATGCGTGtccgtgtgtgtatgtatgtgtgtaccagtgtaggctcctcagaggaggaaggggaagaccatcttactcagtgaatttcagaatttaaaaaaaataatgaaacattaaaaaaggtATCCTTTTAGacaaaactatactaaatatattcacgtcaccaaatacctgattaaaacacactgttttgcaatgaagggcTACAGTGTTCTCAGCAACACACTTTAGGCTATTACtattgtcacgttcgttatagcgatgagaccaaagcgcagcgtgatttgaatacatcttctttaatgaagaaagaacac is a genomic window containing:
- the LOC120030907 gene encoding G protein-activated inward rectifier potassium channel 4-like; translation: MNCFKGRFGQDVEKQDQKLSKPRWDTPKNKVPTDRTMVVGGRQGGGGKSSKRSGGTLRKRRQRYVEKDGKCNVHHGNVREKYRYMTDIFTTLVDLKWRFNLLVFTLVYTTTWVFFGLIWWLIAYIRGDLDHTDDGDWIPCVNNLNGFVSAFLFSIETETTIGYGYRVITDKCPEGILLLLVQAILGSIVNAFMVGCMFVKISQPKKRAETLMFSHKAVISVRDSKLCLMFRVGDLRNSHIVEASIRAKLIHSKQTKEGEFIPLNQTDINVGFDTGDDRLFLVSPLIICHEFNECSPFWEISQEQLEREEFEVVVILEGMVEATGMTCQARSSYLDSEVMWGERFTPVLSLEEGFYEVDYESFHHTYPTPTPTSSARELAELAKKGEAIPLPPQSPPPEADGEFNDDDVLQNQETRLNMKPEPMLPDD